The Salminus brasiliensis chromosome 22, fSalBra1.hap2, whole genome shotgun sequence genomic interval GTTGTCCGTTTCATTAATATGCCAAGTATTTCCCAGTAACGGACTGTTTTAAAAAGGGCTTTTTTTtatacagaagaaaaaaaaacttcattagatgattttttttaataccaacTTTGATTTAATTACCCATTGTGTTGATTTTGTAAGTAAAAAATAGGTTACCTAATCCTTTACAGAATACAAACGTAAATGTGGTGCTTTGTTGCAAAGTTTAGAGTACAATTTTTCTTTGTGTGCTGAATTTAACATGTTGGGTGGGGGGCATAGCATATATTAAGTGTCATGACCTTTGTCCATGCCAAATTGTTTTTccttataatttaattattaattgtgcattaaaatgtaaagaaatgtgttctttatataatttttaaaagtAATGTTTTGTGTGTCTTGTCTATGTAGATATTTCCCTGAGTCTGCGACACAGGAGATGTTGGATGAGTGGCGACCATTGCTGTGCCCATTTGATGTCACCATGCAGAAAGCCATCAGCTACTTTGAGCTCTTCCTGCCCACTATCATGCCCCCAGAGCAGCACGGCAAAGGCTTCAAGTAACAGTCCCTCATACCTTCATACCTTTGTCTGgtatttttaatggaaaagcATGCTATTGATTTAAAGGGTCACTAATTAATACATTGTGGTAATTTTACTTTCTTTAATTTTAAATTCtttaatatgtttatttttttttatactgtattttttttaatgttacttTGCCAGTTCATTAGGTCAACATGCTACCTTCACAGAAATGGAACATTCCCACAAGTAATGTGTTACTTGGATCACACAGCAGTCAGTGCAGTCAGCAGCAGTTTGTGTTCAATTGAACACGTGACTTTGAGGATAACTAGTCACGCCTGTTCAAGCGTCTTCCAAACTGCATCATCCTGGGCTTTACACACTCAACCATTTTAAGGATTTACCCAGAATGGTGTATTAAACACACAAAATTGCCATCCTGTGGATGAAAAACAGCTTACAGGTTAGAGGTCAAAAGAGAATATTGAGAATCATGCAACCACAACCATGCAAATTGCATCCAGTTGAACACTGGGGTTGAGAATGTCGTCACAAAATTTAATCATGTGTTAGACTTCATATGTTTCTACAAAGAAGTCATCAATAATAGGTGCAAAATGTCAAAGAATGGCAAAGAAGTGGAAGGGGAAAAGTCAAATGGTCGAATGAATCCAGATTCCGTTAGCGTCATGCTGATGGAAGGATAAGAATTTGGCACCAGGCACGAGGAACATGAAGCTGTCTTGTTTAATGTCAAAAGCATGGGCCAGTGGTGAGATGGGCTGTAGggtggtgtggggaatgtttttttGCCGCTTATTAGGGCCTCCTGATGCCCACTGAAGAATGTCTGAATGGCACCGCCTTTCGTAACGTTGTTGCAGACCAAGATCTCTTTCTGGCTGCAGTTTATCCACACCTGGTTGTCCACTTCCAGCCTGATAATAGCACGTCGAAGGGCACATACCAGCACTGAATGGTAATACGTTTTCAGCTTCGGTAGCTTCGCAATCCTTGAATATAAACCCTATTGAGCATTACTGTGTTAAGGTGGTAAGTGTTTACCGCAAGACTCTGCAGTTGACTTgtttacagcagctgtgaaataGTCactcctggattttttttattgcgCAATATATCCAGCAATCTATGCCCAAGTAATCTTATGCTTTTTCTCAAGTCATGAGGCACAAGAAACCACTAGAACATGTGCACCAAACAAACTAACTGTGTGTATACCTTGTTTTATGTaagggagaaaaagaaaagcctgaaaTGGTCACAACACATTTGACTCTTAACTCCGCTGTAGAGAACTAGGACTGAAGATTATGCCTGTAATGCTTGtaattgtgtttgtttatattttatttattttagattgTGGTTTGATGAGCTGATGGGTCTGTGGGTCTCTGTACAAAATCTGCCCAGCTGGGAAGGGGTGAGATGagcttatttttattaatatgaaGTTGTATATTTGGGTTGGTGCTAGTAAAGgtctgtttgtgtttatctcTGATTTGGCACTAATTTTActttgctgttttttgtttcaGAGCCTCGTGAACCTTTTTGCCCGTTTGGCCAATGACAACATTGGCTATGTAAACTGGGACTCTTACATACCCAAGGTAAAGCAAATTAGTTATTTTTTCAAAGGACTTTGTGGTGGTGTTAATAGCTGGCACTAATCATTTGTAATTTTGTGGTCAGATCTTCACCAGGATTTTGCGGAGCTTTAATTTGCCTGTAGGCACTAGTCAGATGGTGGTCCCCAGGTACCTGACCAACTCTTACGACATTGGCCATGTTGTCCTCTGGATCTCCTCCATGCTGGTAAGTGTCAGGGGgtcactttctttttctttttatttttttactggaAGCACTACAGGTGTTTCGTAATTACAAAACTCCTGCTTTTAAGCTTAACATTTGAAATGACCTATACAGAAAGTGGACCCAGTCTTCATATCTCTATGCACCTGATTAAAAATATTGAGaggtgaaaagagagaaaggtagaTTAACCTAGCATTAAgtatcattcattcatttacaatTTAAGGTATAGCAAGTCGCTGCCCCAGGCCACGTCCAAAAACTTGAAACTATTGTTTGTAATGGTGGCACGCACACTAGCATCGGTACAGAGGTGCTTCATGACTTCAGTTCATCGCACCAGGCAACTTTTTGACACTACTACATTAAACTACGAATCTAAATAAATAGAATTTTTCAGTGCATCCAGAATGAGGTATTCTAAAGTGAATAGATATTTTGCCAAGAAATTACTCAAATTAGATCTCAGTTATATTACTTATGACTTGATACAAGTTGTTGATCTGTAaaagtatataataaataaaaagaaatgacaATTTACTGTGTAATTTTACTGTATATGTTTACTTGATGTTATTTGTGAATTtctaaatgtaaacatttttatttgcttGTGTATCAGGGAGGTCCTCAGAACCAAGCCCAGAAGCAGCTCAATGGCCTGTTCAGCAGCATCGCCTCCTTCTACCATCCTTCCAACAATGGCCGCTGGCTGGTGAGACTTTCAGCTGATACTTGATAGCTGCAGCTTCTAGGGAGCATAGTGAACATTGTAGTGAACACCTCTGATAATGGAACTCCACTTTTGTAAGCCCTCCCCCTTCCAGTCTTCATTCCAGTACTTTCGCTGGTCTGTGCTGTCAGCTGAGGTTTATGTTGGCTTCTGGAAATGGTGCTGCCAGCAGTTTACTTGTGCTGGACAGATGGCCCTCTGGCAGAGTGCAGTTGCTCACAGCACATGCCATTGGAACAGAGTCTTTCTCTCACACTTACTAACAGATCCACACCTGCACATGTGATAGAACCCATTTATTGCTTTATGTTGATTTTTAGTTTGCATAGCAGGCACATCATGACATTATGCAGTGCAAAGTCTCTCTGAAGCTGACAAATTAGTCAGAAATTGAGCATCTTCCATCCATCTCCATTTATTATGCAAGTTCTCAAATctgccattttttaaattacagaatttacttttatttagctATATAATACGTTTTGCTTGTTattctgtgtgtatgttcaaGGCCAATGTTTAATAAACTGATGGGCTTTGTAAGTTTTCagcaatatatttaaaatgcaaTTTTTTTCCGGGAttgctttgttttattttccttgtatgtatgtttgtttttttttgttttttttttttttttaaagctgttttcATACATCCCTCTCATAACCTAGCCTTAAACATCTGTCTCTGCCActctgatctgtctgtctgagctGTGAGTTTGTGATCTATGCAGATGAAGCTGATGAAGCTGCTGCAGCGCTTGCCTGCCAGTGTGGTGCGTCGGGTGCATCGTGAGCGCTACAAGAAGCCCTGCTGGATCACATCGGTCCCCTCCAACCACCGCCTCACTGACCAAGACATCACAGACTTTGTAGAGAGCATGAAACAGCCAGTTCTTTTGGCCATGTTCAGTAAGACAGGGAGCATGGATGCAGCCCAGGCACTGCAGAACCTGGCTCTGATGAGACCAGAGCTTGTCATCCCCCCTGTACTGGAAAAGTGAGTGCAGTAGATGGACAGGATGAACTTACTCATAATGCTGATGTTTttgaagaaaaatgacatttttcacACTGTTTTTCGTTATACTTTAAATGTAATTTGGACAACCactcaaaacataaaacatgaagAGAGCATTCTTTCTATAGACTGCTACTACTTCTTGTAACTATCCAACATAACACTGTAATGTccaagtttgtggacaccccttctaatgaatgcattcggccattgctgacacaaatgtctaaatgcacacacagtttaTCTAGTCTCCATAGAAAAGTATTACCAACAGAaaaagactctctggagcagataaacatgaaccttttggcaccatgcctaatgccaggcgtgaacTAGAAAAACTATAACTATAAAGCCTCCCaacattgagcagtggaactgttctctggaatgagagtgctttatccaatacttttttggggactatttggggatgaggtggtggggtggttatcatccaacatcctgagctcactaatgcttttgttgctgaacagtcaaatcctcacagtgatgctccagaatctagtagaaagtcttctctggacagtggaggcagtttctccaacaaaagcaggataaactctttttgtaCTTGGTGGGCCTCCATTAGTTGTTGGATACAATAGCCCCAGTACAACATAAAAGAAGCAAACCAGAGACTACGTATGTTTAATATGTTAgaagaaatgtatttaattgtaGTAGtaatcaattcagttcagtataTTTGTTGCAAAATTGTTTTTTCTTTGATATAGTAAATCATTTAGCAAAGTTAATGTGACCCAAGACTATGACACATGAGGTCTTTGGGAGCTTTAGTGATTATATCTTAAACAAAGGCTTCATCAATCTCTGTCTGGGTCCTACAGTCACATTGCTCTGTTCTGAAGATGATTTGTAGGCTTTCAAAAACACATCTAAGCAGATACTAAGTGATTCCTTGCGGATAACTCATTTGAACAGAATGTAATGAGTGTGTATGCACTGCCCCCTGCAGGACGTATCCTGCCATGGAGACCCTGACTGAGCCTCATCAGCTGACAGCCACACTTAGCTGTATGATAGGCATGGCTCGCAGCCTGCTCAGTGGTGGACGACACTACCCAGAAGGTCCTGCCCACGTCTTGCCTCTGCTGATGAGGGCACTGCCTGGTGTCGACCCGAACGATTTCAGCAAATGCATGGTACGCTTAAATATCTAAAATACTAACGTGTATACATGCTGTTGTAACATCTTAATGCCAAGAAGATTATCAGACCCCAGAACAGACTCTGAACAAGTTGCTGAAGTATCACAGCATTACAGTTCTTTAATGccaaaaatgtgtgtttttatttcattttagataACATTCCAGTTCATTGCTACATTTACTACCCTTGTGCCTTTGGTAGACTGCTCCTCTGCTCTCCATGAGCAGAATGACTTGACTGAGGTGCGGaccattactgttattactgagaCTTATTTCTCTTTCACAGAAAATGAAAGCTATAACTAGActcctgttttttgtttttggtctAGATGGAAAGAGAGCTGTGTTCAGCCTCTGCTGAGTTTGAGGACTTTGTCTTACAGTTTATGGACAGGTaagtaagtgagtgtgtgtgggagttgTACCACATGAAACTGTTGTATTTGAGTCTtatgaaagcaaaaaaaaaagttttctgGGTTTTTCTCACTTCTGTTCCTTACTTATATCACTTTGTTTACTGGTATGTTCTCTGTGTGCAGGTGCTTTGCGCTGATTGACAGCAGTACTTTGGAGCAGACCCgagaagagacagagactgAAAAGATGACTCATCTGGAGAGCCTAGTAGAGCTTGGTCTGTCCTCCACCTTCAGCACTATCCTCACTCAGTGCTCCATGGAGATATTTAAGGTTTTTACCTCTTTCTGTTTATAGCTGTTACACAAACTCACCCACACAGCCACCTTTTCCTGCATTTTACCATGAGTAATTTACAGCTCgtcttttctgtctgtttctgacgCTGCTAACAGGTGGCCCTTGAGAAGGTCTTCAACTTTGCCACTACCAACATCTTTGAGACTCGTGTGGCTGGACGAATGGTTGCAGATATGTGCAGAGCAGCCTCTAAGGTACAATTCTGAGCCCAGAACTTCACATTGCTCATGAAAATGTGGTTGCATATAGTAGTGGATTAACACTTTCCTTTCTGTCTCTTACAGTGTCACCCTTCTGTGTCCCTGAAAATGTTTGTGCCCCACTGCTGTAACTCCATTCTTCAAATCACTGCCAGTATGTAGATTGATGCTGTCTTTTTAATGGTGTTCATCTCACTTTGTGTGGGTGAGGGCAGATGGCTGTTGATCTCACTGTAAGATTTTGTATTTCACAGATGAGGATGTTTTGAATGAGGAGGAACTGGATAAGGAGCTGTTGTGGAACCTTCAGCTGCTGTCTGAGGTAGAAATCTAGCCTTAATAAAAACCGAACTAGATAAATGATACAAGCTATAGCCAAAAAGCTAGGTATAGTAACAATCTGGATTCTGTAATAGCACACTAGCAactatgtacacacacagctatatAGGCAAATATCTGCATGTATCTATAGGGCAAAGGTGAGtgcatgtgtatttgtgtacacATGTTAAAGCATATTTCCCTCTTAATGTACAGGTGACCCGTGTGGATGGAGAGAAACTTCTCCCTTACCGCACGCAGCTGGTCCAGATCCTGCAGTTGACCTTACGGCTGCGCTGTAAGCAAGGCTACAGTCTGGCCTGCAACCTGTTACATCACATCCTGCGATCCACTGCCCTCACGTACCCCACTGACTACTGCAGTGTTCCTGGTGGCTTTAACAGACCTCTGAACCAGTATCTGCCCATTAAGGTACAGCAGATGCTAAAGTACCCTCCAGATGAGGAACTCTTTGCTCAGCAGATTTTAAAGCAGTATGCCTTGTGCTGTCTATTCTCATAATTGGAATTAACACTCAGGCTTGTCTCTGTAGGACTGGGGTCGTCCAGGTGACCTTTGGAACCTACAGGTCCAGTGGCATGTGCCCAGCACTGAGGAGACAGCTTTTGTATTCTACATCCTAGATCTCCTACTCCAGCCAGAGCTTCAACGTCTGCAGAGATATGCCCAGGGCGAGCAGAACATGAGCAGGTTAGAAATTAGtcaaagcaaagaaaaaaatatttttaattcatttaaaggATTGAAGTTGCAGTGATTTGCTTGCCAATGTTCCTTGTTTCTGAGATGTATCATCTCCTTAATCTGCAGGCTTATTATTTAGGCAGTCATCTTACTTCTCATCCTATAATTTAGTAACAATACATTTGGCAAAATAACTGCCAAAATAACTTGTGGTGGAGTTtgcccagcacctctttttttgcttttcatACTCTGATATAAACTGTATGATATGAGtatgaaaaacaaatgtatCACAAGTGCTTTTTTCATCATTTCACATAAGTGGCCACAGAAAAACACTcttgttgtgttttttacaaaactaaacactataaaaaaaaacttttgtaaCGATTGTAATAGAAATGTACCATTTTACCATCACTCTTTGCCATCTACCGGCGTCCGTTCACACATAAAAATTCACATACTGTTTTAGTTCTTGTACAGACAACTTCTGTAACAGCCTTACCCGGATTTCCACTCACATCCATTCTTGTTTATTTACTGTTACTATACATCTTGTTGATTGCATGCTAGGTTTGTTGCAGGGctgtataaaatgtattttcttttattttttttttatctgatacCCCTTTTTGTGTGTTAGATACCAAAACCCATCAGTACTGATATGCCGTCCTTTTAAAACCTGAACTAACAAATGGGATCAACTTCACAATGGTCCTTTGCAAAGATGGAGGCATTAAGATTTAAACCCTTGTTTGGCTAATTTAAAGTCAGTGGTCCTTTTTTTTTGAAGCAACGAATCTGTAGTCTTCATGTTCTGACAGAAAACTTTGCCTTTTGTCTACCCTCACAGGGATGATGTTTTGCAGAGCCTCTCCATTGTACAGCACTGCTTATTGGGAGCTGGTTGTATGTTACCCCCCCTGGATGGAGCACCTGTTACTGGCCTGTAAGAACTTACTGCAATTATAGTAAAGTATAGTGTTTTATATTAAGAAGAAAACATGCAGCATTACAATTAACTTTGTTGTACTTCTGTTGTATCTTCTTGCTCTCACAGAGTTCACAGCATGGTTAGTTTAGAGGAGACTAAGCTCCACATTGGGGTTGACTATGGTAAGCCATAATACTTCTTAAGCAAATATTCAGCTGGGCTGACCCTGATTCCACTGCCAAATTGTACATATTGTTAGCAAACAGTTTGTTGTTCATTATGCCAAAGTGCTTACGTTTGTCAGTGCTCTGATTAAGCTGTTATTCCTACAGATGTATCCAGAGAGAACTACAGAGAGGCCACATGTAAAGTAATGAGACAGCTGTTGCGTGAGTGCTCTATTCAGCTGTACATCTAAAACTCTCAGCAGTTACATCACGCTACTGCTTAATAACATGCTGTTCTTGATTTCTGTTTAGATTACATCCTGGAACACTCCGAGGATGACACCAAGTCCCTCTTTGCCATCATTAAGGTGTGCAGTTGCAGTTTATGTATTATTAAAGATGCATTTTGTAACCAAATAATTGAACACATTTGTTTACCCTACTTTCCTCCTTTTGTCTCAGATCATAAATGACCTAATGCATTTCAAAGGCTCTCACAAGCATGAATTTGACTCACGTTGGAAGAGCTTCAATTTGGTTAAGAAGTCTATGGAGAATAGGGTGAGGGATTTGATGGTTTTATCTGTCTGGAAAGGAGCTTTGTAATGCTGCACTTCCCAGTTAAAAGAAAGAAGTATATGAGAAGAAATTATTCAGTTTTTTACATCTGTTGCATTCTAGCTCCATGGAAAGAAACAGCACATTCGAGCCCTTCTCATAGATCGAGTCCTTCTGCAACACGAGGTATTGTATAACCAGTCGTTTTTTTTAAGATTAGCATATCACATTAAATATGCAGATACAAGCATGcaaatacattattaatgcGTACTTTACTGCATTTATAGATGCGTAAACTGCTAGTGGAAGGCTGCGAATACAAAACTGTTCATCAAGATCTGTTGAGAGACCTTCTACGTCTCTCTACCAGCACCTACAGTCAGGTATGGAGGATGGAGTTACACTCTTGAGATGCTCTGCTTGCAAAAACTGCCCTGTTCTTACAGTTCAGATATTTGCGTTGTATGCCACTAGGTCCGCAGCAAGGCACAGAGCGTTCTATTCACTGCTCTGGGTACATATAACTTCTGCTGCCGAGACATTACCCCTCGGGTGCTGGAACTACTGGAGCCCACGCGGAGCGATGTCACTCAGCAACAGTTCAAGGTACACAGCAACTGTGAACTGTTTTTCCCCTATGACCTTGAgtaatacagattttttttgtttgtttagttgtGCGCTCAGTGGCAAATATTTATCACATTTCTCAGCACTACCTTCACACTGAATCAAATTGcataactgaactgaaatctTGATCTTAGATCAGTGTGAAATTCTAAATAGACTGATTACTATGGGCCAATGTTTATAACTGGACCAAGTCAAATCCTGTATTTGGGTTCTAAATGACTGTTCTGAAAATGAAACCTGCCGTCAATCTGccaaagatgatgatgatatagATTATGGTTTACCGTTTAACCATATGAaatctgaaaatatatttatgtaaaccCATACATCTCCCCTATTCCAGGGTGCTCTGTACTGTCTGCTCGGGAACCATGGTGGGGTGTGCCTGGCTAACCTACATGACTGGGACTGCATTGCTCTGACCTGGCCAGCCATGGTGCGCTCAGGCCTCAGTGCTGCCATGTCCCTGGAGAAGCCCTCTATTGTCAGGCTCTTTGACGACCTTGCAGACAAAGTCCATCGTCAGTATGAGACTATTGGCATCGACTTCACCGTGAGAAACTTTTCtcctactaaaaaaaaaaagccctaaaAAGGATTGTAATTGCTTTCATCTGTACCATGGGGTATCTTGCATAGCTCTAATAGGTGTTTGTGTTGCTTGAATGGCTATGCAGATGCAGCGGAGCACATTAGAACTGGGCAGGCAAATCTCGGAATCAGGCAGCCCTGCACCTCACATTTGCCCTCCATCAGAACAGGAGCTAGAGAAGGGACTCTCTTTACAGCAAGCCAAAAATCTGGATGCAGTTCAGTGAGTGTCCATCAGTACATGCATTAATAACATATTTGATTCAAAAGTGCTGCCTAACTGTTGGATTTTTAGAATATATCAGTTATTTTAATTTGTTGAATAATGTTTGGCAAATAACATTCTCACGCTTATAATTTCAAAAAGCTTTAAGTATAATTTTTATTGTTTGCCATGTAAATAATTCCTcctgttgtttttaaatgtctATGTATTCTGTGCAGGAAATATGAAAAACTGGTGAATGACCTCTTAGAGTGCCTTGATGACAGGAACCTGTAAGTTTCATACACTTTAAAAAGAATAATGTTTATGCAGGGCATGTATGGGATCCATTATGTGAAAATGTGTCCTAAATGTCTCTTTTAAGGCCTTGGAAGTTTGAGCACATTGCCATTGGGTTCTTGTCTCTGCTGCTGAGAGATGATCATCCTCTCCCTGCTCCTGCAGTGCGCTTTTTTGTCCAGAGTCTAAATCACGATGCACTCATTGTCCGCAAGGTAACTACCTAGCACAGCTACTTTGCAATATTATGGTATTGTACCTGTGAAGGCCAGTTGTAGTACCTTTTCTAATGTCCCCTTTTTTCACTAGGTGGCAATATCTGCTGTAGCAGGCATACTCAAGCAGCTAAAGAGGCCACGCACAAAAGTGGCCATCATACCCGGTGACATCAGTAAGTAGATACTTTAAGAAACCTCAATATTCTTCAATTACTAAGACTTTCTTAGTGAAATTagaaaatgaatacattaaaaatataatagaaaAAACAGTAGATGTGCATTAGAAATCATGTAATACCCCAGTGGGATTTTAGGATTGTTTAGGACTGTTAGGATTTAAGAGGTTTAATAAGGGCCACTGTGACCCAGGGATTACTTTTATCCAAGCAGTGCCGCAAAAAATGGCAGAGGCTGGCTTTGCATggatgtgttaagtccttaccctcctagtgttgggggctttgctagtgctagagggaggCTCACACAGGTGGATTAATTGGCACTACCTAATTGGgagcagaaaggaaaaaaatgtggaacaaataaaaaataataatacccCCATACCAAGGATGTTATATTCTTCCCCTATTAATGTACTTACTGAATGTTGAGTGTTGCAAGTGTGCTAAAGAATaagtgttgtgttatgttgtagGTGGAGTAACTGAGTCAGAGGGTCTGGTAGCTGGAGACAGACAAGGAAACAACTGGCTTCAATACCATGCTGATACATTGCCACGCACCCACCAGGACTGGGACAACTTCCGCTTTGTGGAGAAGACTCACTGGGGCTACTACTGTTGGCCAAAGTAAGACACCTCTTACAGGCATCTTATCCTTACTGCTTATATGTGACCCTCACTTTGGGCTGGGTTTCATGTGAATTCTTTGTTACTGTTCCTCCTTCTGTAGAAAGCTGATGTTGTACGCTCCTATGGAGGATCAGCCGAAAGACCTGACCCCTGAGGAAATGAACGAGGTAAACACTCACGTTCTATAGAATCAACATGATCTACAAAGTTGAATTTGGTTGTGTTCATgggttttagatgttttttttttgttttgttttattttattacagagTGAACAAATTATCTGTGAACATTTCTCAAACCCCACATTCATCAATCAACTCATTGAGTTCTTGTCACTGGAGGACCGCAAGGGCAAGGACAAGTTCAACCCCCGCCGCTTCTGCCTCTTCAAGGTACCAGCTGTTGTTcagctgctgtttgtttgttgttcacATGCACAGTGGACTAATGTTCAACATTCTgtacagtttctttttattatgttattatggaATAATTTTAGTTTTATGGTGTTTAAAACTTCTGATCTGAAGGGTGTGATGTTTTGGTTTTTGGCAAAACACTTTGAATAGAGTTTACCTGTGAGCTATAAGTGAGAATTGAAATAAGCTTAGGCAGAGGCctctttaatttaatttttgaCTTGGGAAGTTAAAGCTAAAGTTAATAGCTTTGAGCAACTTGGTCATACTTATCAAATGTggtgtgttttattgttttatatgaTGACTATATGCTGAATCACTCTTGTCTGAGCAGGGTCTATTCAGGAActacagtgatgccttcctgtCTGTGCTTAAACCTCATATGGAGCGCTTGGCTGGTGACTCCCATGAGAGCACTCAGCGCTGTGTGGCTGAGATCATTGCTGGCCTGGTGAGAGGCAGcaagcactggagctacaggcAGGTCAGTATGTCTACCTTTATTACAGTCTGGAGTATTGACTTAAAggaattaataaatacactaaaaCGTTCTATGGGTTTGATTGctcttcgttttttttttatttctctcgcTTAGGTTGAGGCCCTTTGGGAGTTTCTGATTCCTTTAATGCGAACAGCATTATCCAACATTACAGTGGAAACCTACACTGATTGGGGCACATGTGTAGCTACTGCCTGTgtatgttctttacattttcttttcttgtcatGACTTCCATGTCTTATAGTTCCAGCACTGTAATGTTGAAGGGAATATAACATACTGGTCTCTGGCCTTGTAGGAGAGCAGAGATCCACGGAAGCTGAGCTGGCTGTTGGAGATGCTAATGGAATGCCCCCTTAGTGGAGAAGGGGGCTCATTTGTTGATGCCTGGTAAGACAGAACTGGATGTTTTGCACAACAAATTTTATGTatgtttctttatattaagTAGCTCTTTATATTAAGTAGCTctgtaaggggggggggggggggggggttcgtTCACCATACTTTAACTTTtgttaaggttttttttataAGTTGTATTCTTAGGATTACCTTTTGCTTTTGGTGTTTTGTCTGAAGACAGTATTTTATCAAGCATGCGTAGAGTCAATATCTATTTATGAAATAACTGTTGAATAAACATAGGAActaataattagattaattgCAGTTTCAAGATGTCATACTATGCAGGATGTTAtagtataaattatttaattctCATATGTCATAACTAATCTTATTCTCGTTCTCTCT includes:
- the psme4b gene encoding proteasome activator complex subunit 4B isoform X1; the encoded protein is MKKDQADTLGFVPQKDIVYNKLLPYADKLDNESNVILASIKGNLARAVQLRELWPGVLFWTRKLSTYLRLYGRKFSKEDHVLFIKLLYELVTIPKLEISMMQSFARLLINLLKKKELLSQDDLELPWRPLYELYEKILYSKTEHLGLNWFPNCRAEASPKQKMLNYVRKRSVENVLKTLVKSCRLYFPESATQEMLDEWRPLLCPFDVTMQKAISYFELFLPTIMPPEQHGKGFKLWFDELMGLWVSVQNLPSWEGSLVNLFARLANDNIGYVNWDSYIPKIFTRILRSFNLPVGTSQMVVPRYLTNSYDIGHVVLWISSMLGGPQNQAQKQLNGLFSSIASFYHPSNNGRWLMKLMKLLQRLPASVVRRVHRERYKKPCWITSVPSNHRLTDQDITDFVESMKQPVLLAMFSKTGSMDAAQALQNLALMRPELVIPPVLEKTYPAMETLTEPHQLTATLSCMIGMARSLLSGGRHYPEGPAHVLPLLMRALPGVDPNDFSKCMITFQFIATFTTLVPLVDCSSALHEQNDLTEMERELCSASAEFEDFVLQFMDRCFALIDSSTLEQTREETETEKMTHLESLVELGLSSTFSTILTQCSMEIFKVALEKVFNFATTNIFETRVAGRMVADMCRAASKCHPSVSLKMFVPHCCNSILQITANEDVLNEEELDKELLWNLQLLSEVTRVDGEKLLPYRTQLVQILQLTLRLRCKQGYSLACNLLHHILRSTALTYPTDYCSVPGGFNRPLNQYLPIKDWGRPGDLWNLQVQWHVPSTEETAFVFYILDLLLQPELQRLQRYAQGEQNMSRDDVLQSLSIVQHCLLGAGCMLPPLDGAPVTGLVHSMVSLEETKLHIGVDYDVSRENYREATCKVMRQLLHYILEHSEDDTKSLFAIIKIINDLMHFKGSHKHEFDSRWKSFNLVKKSMENRLHGKKQHIRALLIDRVLLQHEMRKLLVEGCEYKTVHQDLLRDLLRLSTSTYSQVRSKAQSVLFTALGTYNFCCRDITPRVLELLEPTRSDVTQQQFKGALYCLLGNHGGVCLANLHDWDCIALTWPAMVRSGLSAAMSLEKPSIVRLFDDLADKVHRQYETIGIDFTMQRSTLELGRQISESGSPAPHICPPSEQELEKGLSLQQAKNLDAVQKYEKLVNDLLECLDDRNLPWKFEHIAIGFLSLLLRDDHPLPAPAVRFFVQSLNHDALIVRKVAISAVAGILKQLKRPRTKVAIIPGDISGVTESEGLVAGDRQGNNWLQYHADTLPRTHQDWDNFRFVEKTHWGYYCWPKKLMLYAPMEDQPKDLTPEEMNESEQIICEHFSNPTFINQLIEFLSLEDRKGKDKFNPRRFCLFKGLFRNYSDAFLSVLKPHMERLAGDSHESTQRCVAEIIAGLVRGSKHWSYRQVEALWEFLIPLMRTALSNITVETYTDWGTCVATACESRDPRKLSWLLEMLMECPLSGEGGSFVDACHLYVLQGGLAQQEWRVPELLHRLLIYLEPKLTQVYKNVRERIGSVLTYIFMLDVTLPNTLPTKSPHLAEFTERVVARLKPLLEGEEEIQNHVVEDNGVGEQDERTQAIKLLKTVLKWLMASAGRSFTTPVVQQLQLLPLLFKIAPVENDDSYDELKRDAKTCLSLMSQGLLYPEQIPLVLRILNEIAGSSSWHARFSVLTYLQIMVFYNLFTMLSNEQAVQGVRALVIRLLEDEQLEVREMAATTLSGFLQCNFLTMDVSMQTHFEALCKTRLPKKRKRELGSVVDTIPSVDLVRRHAGVLGLSACVLSSPYDVPTWMPQLLMDLSAHLNDTQPIEMTVKKTLSNFRRTHHDNWLEHKQQFTDDQLVVLTDLLVSPCYYA